A genomic stretch from Chryseobacterium sp. SNU WT5 includes:
- a CDS encoding DNA-3-methyladenine glycosylase I, producing the protein MEIVRCDWSEKDDLYRRYHDKEWGTPVYDDSILFEFLVLESFQAGLSWYTILKKRENFREAFEDFNYRKIANYSDKKIGELLNNAGIIRNRLKVLATINNAQKFLEVQKEFGSFSNYIWAFVDGKPIVNHPKTLSEVPATTEISDALSKDLKKRGFKFLGSTVMYAYMQATGMVDDHLVDCHCKK; encoded by the coding sequence ATGGAAATAGTTCGGTGCGATTGGTCAGAAAAAGATGATTTATATAGAAGGTATCATGATAAAGAATGGGGAACACCGGTTTACGATGATTCTATCCTATTCGAATTTTTAGTTTTGGAAAGTTTTCAAGCTGGACTTTCCTGGTACACGATTTTGAAAAAGCGTGAAAACTTCCGAGAAGCATTTGAAGATTTTAATTATAGAAAAATTGCAAATTATTCTGACAAGAAAATAGGAGAGTTACTGAATAATGCTGGAATTATAAGAAACAGATTAAAGGTTTTAGCAACCATTAATAACGCTCAGAAATTTCTTGAAGTTCAAAAAGAGTTTGGTAGTTTCTCTAATTATATTTGGGCTTTCGTCGATGGAAAACCGATTGTCAATCATCCGAAAACTTTAAGTGAAGTTCCTGCAACTACAGAAATTTCAGATGCTTTATCGAAAGATTTAAAGAAAAGAGGATTTAAGTTTTTAGGTTCAACTGTGATGTATGCTTACATGCAGGCGACGGGAATGGTTGATGATCATTTGGTGGATTGTCATTGTAAAAAATAA
- a CDS encoding addiction module protein, protein METTLDIKKRIHDFVDQADERILRIFNAIISTEESELEGLSSEHKVIIDERLQEHKENPTSGKSWTDVKQELKSN, encoded by the coding sequence ATGGAAACTACATTAGACATAAAAAAAAGAATTCACGATTTTGTCGATCAAGCTGACGAAAGGATACTTAGGATTTTTAATGCAATTATTAGCACAGAAGAATCTGAACTTGAAGGTTTGAGCTCTGAACACAAGGTAATTATAGATGAAAGGTTGCAGGAACACAAAGAAAATCCGACGTCTGGAAAATCTTGGACCGATGTAAAACAGGAGTTGAAAAGCAATTAA
- a CDS encoding nucleoside phosphorylase, which translates to MLNKLAASELVLNDDGSVYHLNLLPEDIAGKIMLVGDPDRVPKVSKYFDKIEIKKNKREFYTHTGTLRGQRITVMSTGIGTENIDIVMNELDALVNIDLKNKEFTKDHTALELFRMGTCGSVNPEVEVDNMLVTENVVGLDGLMHFYQDYSFENEFSRNFMAKFPYEKIKPMLYFSDWSKEMGEYYRDAKYHGNTATFPGFYAPQGRQLRLKAIDDQFLETLNELGVTNFEMETSAIYGLSKLLGHKAITVNSVIANRRRGEFSADHAASERNMIEWVLDRIIK; encoded by the coding sequence ATGCTTAATAAATTAGCAGCTTCAGAATTGGTGCTCAATGACGACGGAAGTGTGTATCACTTGAACTTGTTGCCAGAAGATATTGCCGGGAAAATCATGTTGGTTGGTGATCCAGATCGAGTACCGAAAGTCTCAAAGTATTTTGACAAAATCGAAATCAAGAAAAATAAAAGAGAATTTTATACGCATACGGGAACTTTGCGTGGCCAAAGAATTACGGTAATGTCGACTGGAATTGGGACTGAAAACATCGATATTGTGATGAACGAATTGGATGCATTAGTGAATATCGATTTGAAAAACAAAGAATTTACAAAGGATCACACGGCGCTGGAATTATTCAGAATGGGAACTTGCGGAAGTGTAAATCCGGAGGTGGAAGTTGACAATATGTTGGTGACGGAAAACGTGGTTGGACTTGATGGTTTGATGCATTTCTATCAGGATTATAGTTTTGAAAATGAATTCTCCAGAAATTTTATGGCGAAATTTCCTTATGAGAAAATCAAACCGATGTTGTATTTTTCTGATTGGTCGAAAGAAATGGGAGAATATTATAGGGATGCAAAATACCACGGAAATACAGCGACTTTCCCAGGATTCTATGCACCACAAGGACGTCAGCTTCGTTTGAAAGCGATTGATGATCAATTTTTGGAAACTTTAAATGAATTAGGTGTAACCAACTTCGAAATGGAAACATCGGCGATCTATGGACTTTCTAAATTATTGGGACATAAAGCAATTACGGTGAATTCTGTTATTGCAAACAGAAGACGTGGAGAATTTTCTGCCGATCATGCGGCGTCTGAAAGAAATATGATTGAATGGGTTTTAGATCGGATTATAAAATAA
- a CDS encoding translation initiation factor produces MDLRDQLKNMFPDHEEQDFVMPSDNYGEEKFVQNEPLVCKFEKKGRHGKPVTLVEGFEGSDQEMKKISKKIKTTLGIGGSEKDGIIIIQGDNRDKIMVILKEMGYKTKRVGG; encoded by the coding sequence ATGGATTTGAGAGACCAACTAAAAAATATGTTCCCTGATCACGAAGAACAGGATTTTGTAATGCCTTCCGATAACTATGGGGAAGAAAAGTTCGTACAAAACGAACCGCTCGTCTGTAAATTTGAAAAAAAAGGCAGACATGGAAAACCAGTTACTCTAGTTGAAGGTTTTGAAGGAAGCGATCAAGAAATGAAAAAGATTTCGAAAAAGATTAAAACAACTTTGGGAATCGGTGGGTCAGAAAAAGATGGCATCATCATTATCCAAGGTGATAATCGGGATAAAATTATGGTGATTCTAAAAGAGATGGGCTATAAGACAAAACGAGTTGGTGGTTAA
- a CDS encoding transcriptional regulator, producing MIEIDKEIFREMVNFYGEAFHLPPLAAKIYAYLIFDFDRKGVSFDEFVEIFAASKSSVSSNLNLLLNLNIINDFNKIDERKRFFVMNEKYMKIRFQEIIEKMERELLILENLKKFRNTKCEVVLQKFDVYTNLFNKNISTIKETLDQL from the coding sequence ATGATAGAAATAGACAAAGAAATCTTTCGCGAAATGGTTAATTTTTATGGAGAAGCCTTCCATTTACCGCCTCTTGCGGCTAAGATTTACGCGTATCTTATTTTTGATTTTGACAGAAAAGGAGTTTCGTTTGATGAGTTTGTAGAAATTTTTGCAGCCAGTAAAAGTTCAGTTTCTTCTAATCTTAACTTACTTTTGAATCTGAATATCATTAACGACTTTAATAAAATTGATGAACGTAAACGGTTTTTCGTAATGAATGAAAAATATATGAAAATTCGTTTCCAGGAAATTATAGAAAAAATGGAACGTGAATTATTGATTTTAGAAAATCTGAAAAAATTCCGAAATACCAAATGTGAAGTCGTTCTTCAAAAATTTGATGTCTACACCAATCTATTTAATAAAAACATTTCCACTATAAAGGAAACACTTGATCAATTATAA
- a CDS encoding efflux RND transporter periplasmic adaptor subunit has product MKNKIILLSFSVLSVLSCKKEDQRPPQGPKAVGTVAIETRNVVGYSTFPASIEGRVNNDVRAKMQGYITEVLVDEGQYVSKGQPLFRLETNSLSQSANAAKAGVGAARSNVAASDANVKAAQSAVSAAQVEVNKLKPLVEKNIISNVQLQTAQANLARAQAQVAQAQAGKQQASAGVAQAQANYQGAQANVDYSVIRAPISGVIGKINFRNGSLVGPGDPMPISTVSDTSELYVYFSMNEKEYLDFLKTAEGATVPEKLKNMPAVELVLANGDVYEEKGYVKAVTGQIDAATGSIQFRVVFPNPKKLLSNGNSGSVRIPVTYDNALVVPESATIEQQGLVYIYKVKQDTAKSAVIKVIDRVNNMVVIKDGAAKGEIVVVEGVGTLKTGTPVKPQPKKFDDIINAIKPIF; this is encoded by the coding sequence ATGAAAAATAAAATTATCCTTCTTTCCTTCTCTGTTTTGTCGGTTTTGTCCTGCAAAAAAGAAGATCAAAGACCTCCGCAAGGACCAAAAGCTGTTGGAACTGTTGCCATCGAGACTAGAAATGTTGTCGGATACTCTACGTTTCCGGCGAGCATTGAAGGTCGTGTAAATAATGATGTGCGTGCCAAAATGCAAGGTTACATTACCGAAGTGTTGGTTGATGAAGGACAGTATGTTTCAAAAGGACAACCGCTATTTCGTTTGGAGACCAATTCTTTAAGCCAGTCAGCGAATGCTGCGAAAGCTGGAGTTGGAGCAGCGCGTTCCAATGTTGCCGCTTCCGATGCGAATGTGAAAGCAGCGCAATCTGCCGTAAGTGCAGCGCAAGTAGAAGTAAATAAATTGAAACCTTTAGTAGAGAAAAATATTATCAGCAATGTTCAGTTGCAAACGGCACAGGCAAATCTTGCTAGAGCACAAGCACAAGTTGCCCAGGCACAAGCTGGAAAGCAACAAGCTTCGGCGGGAGTTGCACAGGCGCAGGCGAATTACCAAGGCGCTCAGGCAAATGTTGATTATTCTGTGATCCGCGCGCCAATATCTGGAGTGATTGGTAAAATCAATTTCCGAAACGGAAGTTTAGTTGGTCCTGGAGATCCTATGCCGATTTCAACGGTGTCTGATACCAGCGAATTGTACGTTTATTTTTCAATGAATGAAAAAGAATATTTAGACTTTCTGAAGACTGCAGAGGGAGCAACCGTTCCTGAAAAATTAAAGAATATGCCAGCCGTCGAATTAGTCTTGGCAAATGGAGATGTTTACGAAGAGAAAGGTTACGTGAAAGCGGTTACTGGCCAGATCGATGCTGCAACAGGGAGTATTCAGTTTAGAGTTGTTTTCCCAAATCCAAAAAAATTATTGAGCAACGGGAATAGTGGATCAGTTAGAATCCCGGTGACTTATGATAATGCTTTAGTAGTTCCAGAAAGTGCGACTATTGAACAGCAAGGTTTAGTCTATATCTATAAAGTAAAACAAGACACCGCAAAGAGTGCCGTCATTAAAGTAATCGATCGTGTGAACAATATGGTCGTAATTAAAGATGGTGCAGCAAAAGGAGAAATTGTAGTCGTGGAGGGAGTTGGAACTTTAAAAACAGGAACTCCTGTAAAACCTCAACCGAAAAAGTTTGACGATATTATTAATGCTATAAAACCGATTTTCTAA
- a CDS encoding efflux RND transporter permease subunit: protein MVKKFINRPVLSTVISIMIVVLGILGLISLPVTQYPDIAPPTVRISANYTGANAQTVMNSVIIPIEEQVNGVEGMDYISSSAGNNGSASIQIFFKQGIDPDIASVNVQNQVQRAIPLLPSEVTRSGVQVSKQQTSALMFLSFYTANPNLDEVWLQNYLNINIIPELKRVNGVGDAQVFGGKNYSMRIWLDPAKMAAYGLEPTEVSAAINEQSREAAAGALGENSGSSFQYIITYKGKYNEVDQFENIILRALGNGEYLRLKDVAEIKLDSQSYAGIGESNGNRSISMGIFQTPGSNAQEIITNIKTLLKETEKTLPEGIGYNINFDTNEFLDASISKVVTTLLEAFVLVFLVVFLFLQDFRSTLIPAIAVPVSIIGTFFFLNMFGYSINLLTLFALVLAIGIVVDDAIVVVEAVHAKMESGITDAKKATIEAMDEITGAIISITLVMAAVFIPVTFLTGPTGVFYQQFGITLIIAILISAVNALTLSPVLCAMFLKPPAHHSKEYASMNFMQKFFAKFNAGFNAGTKKYGQSFSFLLRHKWMSLLVIFAAGAVTFWWASSTMPTGFIPKEDRGILFTDVQLPPGASLERTYNVLSDLQKEARKIPGVQNVTYTASRGFMSGSGSNVGQAFIKLKPFDERGKADGQSIDEITGKLFGITGKYPDAKIIFFSPPSVPGFGSSDGFSTVLLDKSGGDISELNKVTQSFVGALMQRPEIQFASTSFNTNYPQYQMVVNTPRAKESGVSLNSILSTMQGYIGGIYSSDFTKYGKQFRVMIQALPDDRKSPESLNSIFVKTASGAMAPISQFVTLEKSFGPQSLERYNLFTSVGINGSSNLGFSTGDAIKAVQEVAAENLPANYDVEFTGLTKEEMKAGSQTYIVFLLSFLFVYFILAAQYESYLLPFSVIFSLPLGVIGAFFGQRIFGLENNIYFQIAIIMLIGLLAKNAILIVEFAVQRRHHGESIAMSAINAAKARLRPILMTSFAFIFGMIPLVFATGIGSVGNRSIATGAASGLLIGTVFGLIAIPVLFVIFQYLQEKVVPLKEKEINLSE from the coding sequence ATGGTTAAAAAATTTATAAACAGACCGGTTTTATCCACGGTAATTTCCATCATGATTGTTGTTTTGGGAATTCTGGGATTAATTTCTTTGCCGGTTACACAGTATCCTGATATTGCACCACCCACGGTGCGGATCTCTGCAAATTATACCGGAGCCAATGCGCAAACGGTAATGAATAGTGTTATTATTCCAATCGAAGAACAAGTGAATGGAGTAGAAGGAATGGATTATATTTCTTCTTCTGCTGGAAACAACGGTTCTGCTTCGATTCAGATTTTCTTTAAACAGGGAATTGATCCGGATATTGCTTCGGTGAATGTTCAAAATCAAGTTCAGCGGGCTATTCCACTTCTTCCTTCCGAGGTTACTAGATCTGGAGTTCAGGTAAGCAAACAACAAACCAGTGCTTTGATGTTCTTGAGTTTTTATACTGCAAATCCGAATTTAGATGAAGTTTGGTTGCAGAATTACTTGAACATTAATATTATCCCCGAACTAAAAAGGGTAAATGGTGTTGGTGATGCCCAGGTTTTTGGAGGCAAAAATTACTCCATGCGAATTTGGTTAGATCCAGCGAAAATGGCAGCTTACGGTTTAGAGCCTACTGAAGTTTCCGCCGCAATAAACGAACAGTCAAGAGAAGCCGCCGCCGGAGCTTTAGGTGAAAACAGCGGGAGTTCTTTCCAGTATATTATTACTTATAAAGGAAAATATAATGAAGTAGATCAATTTGAAAATATTATTTTGCGGGCACTCGGTAATGGAGAATATCTCCGTTTAAAAGATGTTGCAGAAATTAAATTAGATTCACAATCTTATGCAGGAATTGGTGAAAGTAATGGGAATCGCTCCATCAGTATGGGGATTTTCCAAACTCCCGGTTCCAACGCACAGGAAATTATCACCAATATAAAGACTTTATTAAAGGAAACCGAAAAAACGTTACCTGAAGGAATTGGCTATAACATTAACTTCGATACCAATGAATTCTTAGATGCTTCCATTTCTAAAGTAGTAACTACTTTATTAGAAGCATTCGTTTTGGTATTCTTGGTAGTATTCTTATTCCTACAAGATTTTAGATCAACCTTAATTCCAGCGATTGCCGTTCCGGTTTCGATTATTGGAACCTTTTTCTTTCTGAATATGTTCGGTTACTCAATTAACTTATTGACTCTTTTCGCTTTGGTTCTCGCCATTGGAATTGTGGTTGATGATGCGATTGTAGTCGTAGAAGCTGTTCACGCAAAAATGGAAAGCGGGATTACTGATGCCAAAAAAGCGACGATCGAAGCGATGGATGAAATTACAGGTGCGATTATTTCGATCACCTTAGTAATGGCTGCGGTATTTATTCCCGTAACGTTCCTAACAGGACCAACTGGAGTTTTCTACCAACAGTTCGGAATCACTTTAATTATTGCGATTTTAATTTCCGCTGTAAATGCATTAACGCTAAGTCCCGTACTTTGTGCCATGTTTCTAAAACCTCCTGCGCATCATTCAAAGGAATACGCGAGCATGAATTTTATGCAAAAGTTCTTTGCTAAGTTCAATGCAGGTTTTAATGCAGGAACGAAAAAGTATGGACAATCATTTAGTTTTTTATTAAGACATAAATGGATGAGTTTATTGGTCATCTTTGCAGCTGGAGCAGTTACTTTTTGGTGGGCAAGTTCTACCATGCCTACAGGATTTATTCCGAAAGAAGACCGTGGGATTTTATTTACCGATGTACAGCTTCCACCAGGAGCTTCTCTGGAAAGGACCTATAATGTTTTGTCTGATCTTCAAAAGGAAGCTCGGAAAATTCCAGGAGTACAAAATGTAACCTATACTGCAAGTCGTGGATTTATGTCGGGTTCTGGATCGAATGTTGGCCAAGCTTTTATTAAGCTGAAACCTTTTGATGAACGTGGTAAAGCAGACGGGCAAAGTATTGATGAGATTACCGGAAAGTTATTTGGAATCACTGGTAAATATCCTGACGCGAAGATCATTTTCTTCTCGCCACCAAGTGTACCTGGTTTTGGGAGCAGTGATGGATTCTCAACTGTTTTATTGGATAAATCAGGCGGAGATATTTCAGAATTAAATAAAGTGACACAAAGTTTCGTTGGTGCTTTGATGCAAAGACCGGAGATTCAGTTTGCCTCAACTTCATTTAATACCAATTATCCGCAGTATCAAATGGTCGTTAACACGCCCCGAGCAAAAGAAAGCGGAGTGTCTTTAAATAGTATATTGAGTACCATGCAAGGGTATATTGGGGGAATTTATTCTTCAGATTTTACGAAATATGGGAAGCAGTTTCGGGTGATGATTCAAGCTTTACCGGATGATAGAAAATCTCCCGAAAGTTTAAATTCGATTTTTGTGAAAACAGCTTCTGGAGCGATGGCGCCAATATCGCAGTTTGTTACCTTGGAAAAAAGTTTCGGGCCACAATCATTAGAGAGATATAACTTGTTTACTTCAGTTGGAATCAACGGTTCCAGTAATCTTGGTTTCTCAACGGGAGATGCCATTAAAGCAGTACAGGAAGTTGCAGCCGAAAACTTACCAGCTAATTATGATGTTGAGTTTACGGGATTAACAAAAGAAGAAATGAAAGCTGGATCACAGACTTATATCGTCTTCTTATTAAGTTTTCTTTTCGTTTACTTTATTCTGGCTGCTCAATATGAAAGTTACTTATTGCCTTTCTCGGTGATCTTTTCTCTTCCTTTGGGAGTGATCGGAGCATTTTTCGGTCAGCGGATATTTGGGTTAGAGAATAATATTTACTTCCAAATTGCAATTATTATGTTGATTGGATTACTCGCAAAGAATGCGATTTTGATTGTGGAGTTCGCGGTTCAACGGCGCCATCATGGGGAATCAATTGCAATGTCGGCCATTAATGCTGCCAAAGCAAGGTTGCGTCCGATTTTGATGACCTCATTTGCCTTTATTTTTGGAATGATTCCATTGGTTTTTGCAACAGGAATTGGGTCTGTAGGAAACCGCTCGATTGCCACAGGTGCAGCTTCTGGATTACTAATAGGAACGGTATTCGGTCTTATTGCAATTCCGGTGTTATTTGTAATATTCCAATACCTACAGGAGAAAGTAGTGCCTTTAAAAGAAAAGGAAATTAATCTATCTGAATAA
- a CDS encoding efflux transporter outer membrane subunit, whose product MNKYFNIKILSVLFSAFVLTSCMTREKYERPSEVINEDLFRTDLLPKDSTSMATVSWREIFTDPVLQKHISTALENNLDVRVALQNISAADSYLKQSKAAYLPTLSVGPNYTFQTQSLNTQSGQLVGQRKYGNQVDVSANVGWEVDIWGKLKAQQKAELANYLGTVSAHQAVKSDLVASVASAYYQLLTFDDQKKIINETIALRNKNLETTQALKDAGTVTEVAVQQSQALVFNAESMLISIDVQIALLENTISLLMGEPSHAIERTTIDAQKMPVSIALGYPANLLENRPDVKAAEYRLINAFELTNAAKANFYPTLRLTGSGGISSGDIDQLFSASSLFANVVGGLAQPILNKRQIKTQYEVSLANKEIAYLNFRRSVLTAGREVSDALKIYQSQDGFINLKKKEMNAYKNSVDYSQELVNYGLANYLEVINASVNQLNAELNISNAEYSKLDAGIELYRALGGGWR is encoded by the coding sequence ATGAATAAATATTTCAATATAAAAATACTTTCAGTTCTTTTTTCAGCTTTTGTTTTGACGTCTTGTATGACGCGCGAAAAGTATGAAAGACCAAGTGAAGTGATTAACGAAGATCTTTTCCGCACAGATTTACTGCCGAAAGATTCAACGAGTATGGCAACTGTTTCGTGGAGAGAAATTTTCACTGATCCAGTTTTGCAAAAACATATTAGCACGGCTTTAGAAAATAATTTAGATGTAAGAGTTGCTTTGCAAAATATTAGTGCGGCGGATTCTTATTTAAAGCAAAGTAAAGCAGCTTATTTACCAACCCTTTCTGTTGGTCCAAATTATACCTTTCAGACACAGTCTTTAAATACGCAGTCTGGCCAGTTAGTAGGACAAAGAAAGTATGGAAATCAAGTTGATGTTTCTGCAAATGTTGGTTGGGAAGTTGATATTTGGGGAAAATTAAAAGCCCAGCAAAAAGCGGAGTTAGCTAATTATTTAGGAACTGTTTCTGCCCATCAAGCTGTGAAAAGCGATTTGGTAGCGTCAGTTGCATCGGCTTATTATCAGCTTTTGACTTTTGATGATCAGAAGAAAATCATTAACGAAACCATCGCTTTAAGAAATAAAAATCTTGAAACCACCCAAGCTTTAAAAGATGCAGGAACGGTTACGGAAGTTGCAGTTCAGCAAAGTCAGGCGCTTGTTTTCAATGCAGAATCAATGCTGATTAGTATTGATGTGCAGATTGCCTTACTCGAAAATACCATCAGTCTTTTAATGGGCGAACCTTCCCATGCTATTGAGCGTACAACGATTGATGCTCAGAAAATGCCAGTTAGTATAGCCTTAGGTTATCCTGCAAATTTATTAGAAAACCGTCCTGATGTAAAAGCTGCAGAATATCGTTTGATAAATGCTTTTGAACTGACGAATGCTGCCAAAGCTAATTTCTATCCGACGTTAAGATTGACGGGAAGTGGAGGAATCTCTTCAGGAGATATCGATCAACTGTTCAGTGCAAGTTCACTTTTTGCGAATGTTGTCGGAGGTTTAGCCCAACCGATTTTGAATAAAAGACAAATTAAAACGCAATACGAAGTAAGTTTAGCGAACAAAGAAATCGCTTATCTGAACTTCAGAAGATCAGTATTAACAGCAGGAAGAGAAGTTTCTGATGCTTTAAAGATTTATCAATCGCAAGATGGTTTCATTAATCTGAAAAAGAAAGAAATGAATGCCTATAAAAACTCTGTAGACTATTCGCAGGAATTGGTAAACTACGGTTTAGCGAACTATCTTGAGGTCATCAACGCGAGTGTTAACCAGTTGAATGCTGAACTGAATATTTCAAATGCCGAATATTCTAAACTTGATGCTGGAATTGAATTGTATCGCGCTCTTGGTGGTGGATGGAGATAA
- a CDS encoding RNA methyltransferase → MSSTKKLKLEELGRIDIETFKETKKTPLVVVLDNVRSMHNVGAIFRTADAFLIEKVILCGITPQPPHREIHKAALGATESVDWVYEKAISEALQNLKKENFKIIGIEQTTSSEIMTDYPINKDEKYALVLGNEVDGLSDEALPFYDKFLEIPQLGTKHSLNVSVCGGIVMWEFFKYLK, encoded by the coding sequence ATGTCATCCACAAAGAAACTGAAACTCGAAGAATTAGGGAGAATAGATATCGAAACCTTTAAAGAAACCAAAAAAACGCCGCTTGTTGTAGTCTTAGATAATGTTCGAAGCATGCATAATGTAGGTGCGATTTTCAGAACGGCAGATGCATTTTTAATTGAGAAAGTGATTTTGTGTGGCATTACTCCGCAACCGCCACATCGTGAAATTCACAAAGCCGCTCTTGGAGCGACGGAAAGTGTGGATTGGGTTTATGAAAAAGCTATCTCAGAAGCGCTTCAAAATTTAAAAAAGGAAAACTTTAAAATTATTGGAATCGAACAAACAACAAGTTCCGAAATCATGACTGATTATCCCATTAATAAAGATGAAAAATATGCTTTGGTTTTAGGAAATGAAGTTGATGGATTGAGCGACGAAGCACTTCCGTTTTATGATAAATTCCTGGAAATTCCACAGTTGGGAACGAAGCACTCTTTGAACGTTTCGGTTTGTGGTGGAATTGTGATGTGGGAATTCTTTAAATATCTGAAATAA